The nucleotide window GTCGCCTCGCTGTAGCGCGCCGAAAATCGTTTCAGCGGCCAACATCCCGCTCTTCATCGCATAGTGAATACCCTTCAGATACGGCACATTCAGCAAACCGGCCGAATCGCCCACGAGCAGAGCGCCGTCGACATAGGGTCGAGGAACGGCAAAGTAGCCGCCCTCGGGAAGGGTCTTGGCTCCATATCCGACGACCTCACCGCCCTTGATGAACCGCTGGATGTAGGGATGCTTCTTCAACCGCTGGAGCTGCGCATGGACGTCCATTTGCGGGTCAGCCCAATCGAGCCCACAGACCATCCCCACCGCGAAGAGGTTGTCATCGAGGCCGTAGCAAAATCCTCCACCAAAGATACGAGAACTAAGCGGGTAGCCGATCGCATGAATTGCGAGACCCGGCGCCCCTCCCGACTTGACCCGGATCACCTCTTTGACACCGACCGCGTAGGATTGGGCCTGACGGCCGTCGCGAAGCTTGAACCGATGGATCACGTCCTCTGCCAAGGTCCCGCAAGGGCCTTCGCCAAATACCGTGAGCTTGGCGTGAATGTCGGTGCCCGGTTCGTAGTTCGCTTTCCTGCCGCCGTCTGCCTGGAGTCCCTTGGCCCCGGTCTGAACCCCGCGGACCCGCTCGCCGTCGTACAAGACCTTCACCCCGCAGGTTTCGTGAAACAGGTAGGCGCCGGCGGCTTCCACTTGCTCGCCCAGCCAGAGGTTCAATTTCTGAAGGGAACCGAGGTAGCAGCGGTCCTCTCGGTAGGAAGGCGGAATCAGCATGTTGGGCAGCCGAATGTTCCCCTCGGTGGTGAGATATTGCAGCTCGTGCCGGGCGACACGGCGGGAGAAGGGAAAGCCGCGATCGCGATAATCCGGCAGCAATTCTTCCAGCGCGATCGGATCGAAAATGGCGCCGGAGATGGCGTGAGCGCCGACGTCGCGGCCCTTCTCGATCAGCGCGATTCGCGGGGCTACGCAGGGATTCGACGCTTTGCCGGCAGAAACCCGTTCATGATGATTTGCGATAAGCTGGGCCAGACGAAGCGCCCCGGAAAGGTTGGCCGGCCCTCCCCCGACGAACAGGATATCCACTTCAAGGATCTTCGGGGCTTCAGCCATGGACCCTGCCTCCCTGAAGGTCCGTTGCCCTCGCCTTTACATTCCGGCCTTCCCGCTCAGCCTTCGAAGTGTGGGGGAAACGTCCTCAGGAGCGAGCACCACCTCAATCAGCGATACCCCGGCCCGATCACAAGCCTGCTGCAGGGCGCTCCTGAACTCCTCCGGCGTCCGCACGCGAGCGCCATCGGCCCCCAAGGCCCTGGCCACTGCCACATAGTCCCAGGGGTGGATATCCCAAACCGCCCGCCCTTCCCCCAACGCCTCCAGGCTGCGATATCCTCCGTTGTTGAGGACGATGACGATCGCATCAACCCCGTATCGAACCAACGTCCCGAGCTCCATGCCGGTCATTTGGAAGCCGCCGTCTCCGACCAGCGCAACCGGCTTGCGGGTCGGCTCGGCCAACCCGGCGCCTAACGCCGCCGGGACGCCGAAACCCATGCTGGCGTAGTAGCCGGGGTTCAGAATCGTCTGGGCATGCA belongs to Nitrospira sp. and includes:
- a CDS encoding electron-transfer flavoprotein:ubiquinone oxidoreductase, with product MAEAPKILEVDILFVGGGPANLSGALRLAQLIANHHERVSAGKASNPCVAPRIALIEKGRDVGAHAISGAIFDPIALEELLPDYRDRGFPFSRRVARHELQYLTTEGNIRLPNMLIPPSYREDRCYLGSLQKLNLWLGEQVEAAGAYLFHETCGVKVLYDGERVRGVQTGAKGLQADGGRKANYEPGTDIHAKLTVFGEGPCGTLAEDVIHRFKLRDGRQAQSYAVGVKEVIRVKSGGAPGLAIHAIGYPLSSRIFGGGFCYGLDDNLFAVGMVCGLDWADPQMDVHAQLQRLKKHPYIQRFIKGGEVVGYGAKTLPEGGYFAVPRPYVDGALLVGDSAGLLNVPYLKGIHYAMKSGMLAAETIFGALQRGDTSASVLSSYEARLASSYVMRDLYWVRNFRRAFAYGRLPGVLLGGLTMWTGLGPARPGSSREDFRRLRPLDQAARGRWAPEPAQYDAGVLVDKLTDVYHSGTQHREDQPSHIRILDPTRCLTDCIAVYGDAPCTHFCPAKVYELVGEGSARRIQINFANCVHCKTCVIKDPIDVLPGDHVQNIVWRAPAEGGPRYQGL